The genome window AATAAATAGCTCCACTGAATAGCATCCCATTTAACGGTATCCTGTTATTATACGCAGAAcaattgtacaataaagtttaatatacacatatagatacaaATCTACATGctgtatatacatttacacacctTTCCTTTAACATTGGGTGGCGCCTCGACCTTGGATGTGACGCACCACAGTCAACTAACTAACAGGCACATTAATTCGCTGATTACGTCAAAAAGGGGCTCAGTGGACTTTAACACAATGtactattattatcaattttttttttttttttgccaaatatcTTTGAACGTTAACTATGAAAACCAAAATACCCCAATTTGATTTTGATACAGCATTTTTCATGGCATATAGTTTTAAGTTACTtcaatattatcttatattaattCTATGGCAGCGTATATTTCAGCATGAACTGGCAGACTATGCTTTCAACATTTTgccagcatttaatttttttaaagtttttctgaGAAGATGATATTCCCAAGGATCCAAGGATAAAGTAAACACACAAGAAGCTTTTGGGCTGCACAATGAAAATTCTCTTCTATTAGAGCAACATAGTGTTTGCAATTAGTGATGAAACCTCCCCTTTAATATTACCCACAAACAGTGGACAATGACAAATCTAGGGATACACTGCAATTTAACTCATGTTAAGTTATAGTGATACACAGCAACCTGACCTTACTTAGGGTATAGCAATACACATCAACCTAATTGGCAGTGATACACTGCAAGTgattatggcaaaaaaaaaaaaaaaaaaaaaaaaaaaaaaaaaaaaaaaaatccagttttcATCGATTTTAAACTATCTTCCAAGACATGATTTCAGTTTATTCTGACATTGTTTCTTATCCATTGCAGGTGACAGTTGTGTTGGCAGTAGTGGCGTGTATCCTTTACACTGCCGAGGCCAGGCCCAGTCAAACGGCCCAAAGAGCGACATCCCGCTCAACGGCCAGGACAGCCGTGAGGTTAGACAGACTCTCCCCAACCGCTCAAGGCGACCTCAACAAAGTATGGGACACAGAGTTAGCTAAGCAACGCAGCAAGACGCTAAGCCCGGAGGACACCGTCAACTTCTTCGAGCGACCTGGAGGTGGTCGGTACGTCTACGGCTACGACGTGGGAGCCGACGGCCGCTCCCACCTCCAGGCCTCCGATGGGAAGGGCCAGACAATAGGAAAGTACGCCTATACGGATGCCAATGGCAAGAGCGTCGAGGTGCACTATGTCTCAGGTGCGGACGGCTTCAAGGTCATCAGCAACAACCTGCCGGAGGACACAGAGGACGTCAAGAGGGCGAAAGCCGAGTTCTTCAAGTTGTTCGAGGAAAGGAAGTCGCAGCAGTCGAGCACAAAGGTCGATTCCAATATTGCTGACATGATTGGAAAGTCTGCCGTGCATCTGGGAGTCTCCTCTGCGTCAGTGGCTGCGAGGGCCTCTCCTCTCATCACCAGAGGAGGAGCCGCCGTGCAAgaggcagtggaggaggaggaggaagaggaagagggtgGTGATGGAGAAGAAggtgaagaggaggaaggagaagaggaagaggaagaagaggaggaggaggaagaagacgaagaagaggaggaggaagatgatgaagaagaagaagaggatgaagaagaatcagaagaagaagatgaagaagaagaagactcagACGAGGAAGAAGACAGCTCATCTTCTTCAGAAGAGGACAGCAGCAGCAGTGAAGaagatgacgaagaagaagaaagcaatgaagaagacgaagaagatggtgacgaagaagaagaggacgatgAAGGAGGCGAAGAGGATGATGAGGAAGAGGATGACGAGGAGGAATCGAACGAAGATGAGGAAGAcagcagctcctcctcctcctcttcgtctgAGGAGGACGACGAGGAGTCTCTGTTGTCGAGATTCCAGGACGACTTCGGCAAGAGACTTTACTCGACCACCATCAACTTCCCGGGTCCCGACAAGACCCTCAGTTAACGGACAACCGACTTAAAACCAAAACATTACCTTATTTCCAATTTGCCAACGCAATGCTCATTAGATTTATAGACATCCTAGCTTAGTCTCTAGATTTGTAGATGAGAAAAAAACCCcctgttctaaaaaaaaatcagagtctTATTTGAACAGGAACCTTTTCACTGTCTATATTAGCCaagcagtttttttatttgttttttttttttttgccttccttATGTTCCTAGTGATGTGTTTTGTATGTGGTCGTCATTAAATCAAGTTCTCCCTAACTCTTCCGAGTtgctagattatatatttatagggacaacagatatttctttttaaatctatGCGGAGATATAAAGCAGCTATAGAGTAGAAAGACTTTTCTGACGGACCGAGGCAACTCGCGAATAGTTTGGGACGACTTTTCGAGACTATTTTGCAGTTGGTGGAACAATAGTAAACGGTCTAGTAAAAGtgcagaagcttttttttttaagagttaatatatatatagacgtattaTCTTTCAGCTAATGAGTACGGATATAACTGAATGATAGGGCTTGCACACGAAATCTCACAATTCACTGACCAACCGTCCTCCTCATCCCATTTACTCTTGCACCGCCAAAGAAACGCAATATATCAATGTCCTCTGCTTTCTTCGAAATGTTTCTCGTCGCCCTTCATCGTCCCAAGCGGAGACCCTCCTCAACAAAATTCATCTACCTCCTCTACTTCTCCTCCTCAAGCATCAGAGGAATTCAACAAAATGCCCTCGACTTCCTCCACTTCCACTCGAGCCTCAAAGGACTTCAAGTTCCGAAGAAGGACGCCAAACCTAACCTGAAACTCCTCTAGTTGCCTCTTCCAGGAACCCCTACTGATGGCTAGCGTCTGTCTAACAGCCAAACAGTCTGTTATTCTCGATCATTTCAACAAAAATCACGGCTAGAAATGGGCAACGAGCCTCGAGCGAAATTCTCAACTCTGTCTTGCGTTCTCTCTCGCTACTAGGCCTAGTACATGGGCCAGCCTGACCTctctcttttgcattttgttagtCTCTCTAGGCCTATCAGTTTCACGTCTTAGTGAGTAAGAGCAATGGTTTCAAAACCTCAAGTAGCAATGTTGTTTGTGTTTTCGTTTGTGGTTGTCTTCTTAGGAATTAGTCGTGCcactacaaaaataaatgataaaactagAATATTTCCAAGGCACATGCAACTTAAATGCTTGTTGGTGCATTCATGTGCCTCGAACACGTACAAATTCCATTATCCTTAAGACTAGAATGGTTTGAATTGATTAACTTAAGGTAGAACTACACAGACATAACATCATTATGAAAACTATGGCAAAACCACCCAGAAATAGCTAATTAGAAACTGACATCGAACTCACACTGAATCGCACCAGCCAAGTTGAATCATTTTCGAAGTTGCTCAATCGTatctataaaatgtaaaataaaatgaaagctttGCATAATTTATTAAAGAGTCAAATATGAGAAAAGAATGCTAATTGATGTCACTAATCCCAACTTGGCTGGACACAGGCACCGGTTAATTACtagtgaaaaaaagaagaaattattcgTGTTTTCGTTGCCAACAAAACTGCTTTTCTCACAGCTCTGAAGTACCcaatttctctttatatttttgtttatgtataggAGATTTATATGATTAatgtataataaattaatattcaaaaattaatatttggttTTCCTATGCCACATTTCATTTTTACGTCTTTACCACCCCAAATCTCCATAAAGATACAGAGATATCCAACTACAATTTTCTAATGACATAGTACTTTCGCATAGAGCTCGGTGGAGAGGTACCTCTTACAGTGTGCCTTGTGAGGCGAACTATAGATGCTGATCGAGATCTCTACCCCTAGCTGTTCAAATTCTGTCACTCTACCTAGCCCagttatgaatagaaaaaaaaaagtcacggaaGAGACttgcacataaataaatattaatgcaCAAAGAAATAACCGGGCAAATTTAAAACATGGCAACTCAAACAACAGATGGAATAACGCTAAAACAATACAATCTCCCTTCAAGGAATTTGTACAAGCAGCGTACATAGGGCCAAATTCTGGTCTCCCAATACCTAAGGAGTACTGAAAGACCCTCAGGCCTACTGCATTGATCTATTAAgcctaaaaaaaagtaaataatacaaaGGACTTCCTAAATGACTGCTTCTCCCTAGATATGTGAATCATACATAAAATGTGATGGTGCAGTGGGAGTGTCCTTTAAATGACGAATGTGCCTTTGACAACAGCCTAACGTTCGTAAGAATACTTTACTGTGGAGATGATTTGTCACTGCATTCAAGTTGCAATTGCTGTGctatcaataaattagtaaacaaaataacaaactaAGAGCAAGCCGGATTTTATGTTTTCAATAGTTTCCCATGCAATTCAACTGTACAAAGAGTTTTCTTTGACGACGGCTCATTGTccctcaacaaaaataaaaagtttccctTGGCAGACtaaactatatatttttctatatcagGATCATCATTATCAAAGTAATGTGAAATACATTACGAGTACACGATTGTAGATATCACTCCTTTGCAAGCACCCTAGAATGCCATGTCCTGACCTATCCAGAAATCACATAGGGGCGCCCTAACATtgccgggggttgggggggggggaagtaacATTGGAAAGGCCTGATGCATGCCGTCGTTCTGCAAACTACCCAAATCACCTAAAATTCATTTATAACTAGCAGATGCTCGCTATCGCTCGCATTTGCTAGTTCCCATAACTGTACCACCTTTATCATATATGAATCATACTCATACCCATATCCGTACCACACCAATAACCATACTATACCCATATTAATACCAATACCCATATCATAGCTATAACCATACACTCTGTATCACACCCATACCCGAAACATACCCATACCGATACCAATACCCATAACCATACGCATAATGTACCATACCCAGGTCACATCAAAATGGCGATGGGTGATGCTTGTCACTGAGCTTTGTTGATGGTCATGGCACACGATAACTTCAATGGAAATTGAAGCATTTCTGGAGGAAGTGCCCATTGCATTATAGCATCTTtgggcccccatacactgaacgatggtatgaacgattgtatgaacgactgtcCGAACGATTGttgttatcgacacacacacacacacactgtccagacagtatgaacgatctccgcaccgatttcagtctgaactcTGTCTCGGGAAGACTTGACATCATCTCAGAAGAGACGGGCGCGATagcattatatcggcagacacacccatacattgaacgacctgtgtatgacagacttaagtcgcaagccagcaacctgg of Macrobrachium nipponense isolate FS-2020 chromosome 33, ASM1510439v2, whole genome shotgun sequence contains these proteins:
- the LOC135203024 gene encoding cyclic nucleotide-gated cation channel beta-1-like, whose translation is MGTQWVTVVLAVVACILYTAEARPSQTAQRATSRSTARTAVRLDRLSPTAQGDLNKVWDTELAKQRSKTLSPEDTVNFFERPGGGRYVYGYDVGADGRSHLQASDGKGQTIGKYAYTDANGKSVEVHYVSGADGFKVISNNLPEDTEDVKRAKAEFFKLFEERKSQQSSTKVDSNIADMIGKSAVHLGVSSASVAARASPLITRGGAAVQEAVEEEEEEEEGGDGEEGEEEEGEEEEEEEEEEEEDEEEEEEDDEEEEEDEEESEEEDEEEEDSDEEEDSSSSSEEDSSSSEEDDEEEESNEEDEEDGDEEEEDDEGGEEDDEEEDDEEESNEDEEDSSSSSSSSSEEDDEESLLSRFQDDFGKRLYSTTINFPGPDKTLS